GTTGGCAAAATTATAGCGTACAGTCATGCCCACTCTGACCGGCCCAAGTTCCTTGATTTTGTTGCCCTGACCCCAGGCGTCTGTCTTGAGCGCCAGCGGCACTATGGGAACACCGGCCTTTTTGGCCAGCTTGACCCCGATGGAGTTGAACATCTGTGGGTTAAACTCGCGCGAGCGGGTATGCTGCGGAAACACGATGATGGAAATGCCCTTTTTCAGCCGTTCCAGCCCGCCTTCAAGCACGGCGGTGAGGTCTTCGCGCGGGTTAGTGCGACCAACCACAATGGGGTTGCGCGAGCACATTACCGGTCCAAAGAGCGGCATGGTGGTAAGGCTCTTTTTGACCACAAAGGTCACGGGGCGGCGGGGGCGAATCATGGCTGGCAGCATGAATGTTTCAAGAGTGCTCATGTGGTTGGCAACAAACAGGCAGGGGCCGTCTACCGATTCTATGGCGTTCATGCCTTCAATCTCGATGGGGCAGCCCATGCGTTCAATGAGGTCAGCAACCCATGCGCTGGCATAAACCCATGCGGCATCGTCGCACAGCCCCTTGGAAGCCCTGGCGCAAAGCCAGCGCACCGGACCAAGAAACAACCGGCTGTAAAAGCTGAGCGAGGGCATCATGCGGCTGAAAAAGCCCGCACTGGCATGTTGGCTGCTGTATGTGTCGCCCGTAAGAAACTTGGCTTCAAATGCGCCGTCAACAAAGGGGTTCATGCCTATTCTTCCGTTTTTTTGATTTTGTGCAGTTTGCGCCACCACTGGCTGAGCCGCGGTTCATCACCGTTGTCACGCGGCTGATAGAACCTTCTGCCTTCCAGTTCCTGCGGCAGATACGATTGCTCAATCCACGATTCGGGGTAATTGTGCGGATACTTGTATTCCTTGCCGTAACCCCACTCTTTTTGCAGCTGGGTAGAGGGGTTGCGCAGATGCAGGGGCACGGGCCGTGCGCCGTTGAGCTTAACTTCACGCGCTGCATTAAGGTAGGCTGCGTAGGCCGTGTTGCTCTTTTTGGCCATGGCCAGATAGGTAACGGTTTCTGCCAGCGGAATAAAACCTTCCGGCATGCCCACAAATTCTACCGCCTGCTGGCAGGCCACTGCCAGTCCCAATGCGTTGGGGTCGGCCAGGCCCACATCTTCAGAGGCAGAGAGTATCAGCCTGCGGCATACAAAGCGCGGGTCTTCGCCCCCTTCAAGCAGGCAGGCAAGATAGTACAGCGCCGCATCCACATCGCTGCCGCGTATGGATTTGATGAGGGCCGAGGCAAGCTCGTAATGGTTGTCGCCGTCCTTGTCGTGCCTGATAAGTATTTCGGGCAAGGCAGCCTTGATGTGTTCAAGGTCGCGTCTGTCTTCTGGCAG
The Desulfovibrio sp. DNA segment above includes these coding regions:
- a CDS encoding lysophospholipid acyltransferase family protein, producing MNPFVDGAFEAKFLTGDTYSSQHASAGFFSRMMPSLSFYSRLFLGPVRWLCARASKGLCDDAAWVYASAWVADLIERMGCPIEIEGMNAIESVDGPCLFVANHMSTLETFMLPAMIRPRRPVTFVVKKSLTTMPLFGPVMCSRNPIVVGRTNPREDLTAVLEGGLERLKKGISIIVFPQHTRSREFNPQMFNSIGVKLAKKAGVPIVPLALKTDAWGQGNKIKELGPVRVGMTVRYNFANPISITGQGKEEQAAICQHILSYLGKWQQLDGSNI
- a CDS encoding replication-associated recombination protein A encodes the protein MTVSKPLPERMRPDDLALFLGQSHLGDRLRSIMKSGRLPSLLLFGPPGCGKSTLALLLAKSSGRPYLRLSAPEAGLQHLRRSLTGVEILVLDELHRFSKAQQDFFLPLVESGELTLLATTTENPSFSVTRQLLSRLHVLRLRPLGRPELMELARRGAGDLQLQMPDDVADLLAGVSHGDARTLLNLVEYVGALPEDRRDLEHIKAALPEILIRHDKDGDNHYELASALIKSIRGSDVDAALYYLACLLEGGEDPRFVCRRLILSASEDVGLADPNALGLAVACQQAVEFVGMPEGFIPLAETVTYLAMAKKSNTAYAAYLNAAREVKLNGARPVPLHLRNPSTQLQKEWGYGKEYKYPHNYPESWIEQSYLPQELEGRRFYQPRDNGDEPRLSQWWRKLHKIKKTEE